From Caretta caretta isolate rCarCar2 chromosome 14, rCarCar1.hap1, whole genome shotgun sequence, the proteins below share one genomic window:
- the LOC125621433 gene encoding LOW QUALITY PROTEIN: putative olfactory receptor 2B3 (The sequence of the model RefSeq protein was modified relative to this genomic sequence to represent the inferred CDS: substituted 1 base at 1 genomic stop codon), with the protein MGLGNGSSQWEFILLGVSDQPRLEMLLFMVFLVLYILNLLGNLAIIVVLWLEPILHTPMYFFLSNLSFLDLCYTASTIPQMLVNFRSTHKSISWAGCVAQFYVFLSLGCTECLLLAVMAYDRYVAICQPLRYTIIMSRRLCLQMAATIWLSGFGNSMLQVILTMRLPGCGRNRVDHFFXELLALFKLACVDTSTNEAEAFAVSVIFLLLPLGLIMVSYGYIVAAVLRICLAQGRLKAFNTCTSHPVVVSLFYGMAIFMYLQPPSSYSQDLGKMVSLFYGIIAPMLNSLIYTLRNKDVHRTLRRVLGRLFWIKRT; encoded by the exons ATGGGGTT AGGGAATGGGAGCTCCCAGTGGGAGTTCATCCTTTTGGGGGTCTCTGACCAACCACGCCTGGAGATGCTGCTTTTCATGGTCTTTCTGGTCTTGTACATCCTGAACTTGCTGGGGAACCTGGCCATCATTGTGGTCTTGTGGCTGGAACCCATTCTCCATACCCCTATGTATTTCTTCCTCAGCAACCTCTCTTTCCTGGATCTTTGCTACACCGCTAGCACCATTCCTCAGATGCTGGTGAACTTCCGCAGCACCCACAAGTCCATCTCCTGGGCTGGCTGTGTGGCCCAGTTCTACGTCttcctctctctgggctgcaccgagtgcctcctgctggccgtcaTGGCCTACGACCGCTACGTCGCCATCTGCCAGCCGCTGCGCTACACAATTATCATGAGCCGCCGACTCTGCCTGCAAATGGCGGCCACCATCTGGTTGAGCGGCTTCGGCAACTCTATGCTGCAGGTCATCCTGACCATGCGGCTGCCCGGGTGTGGGCGGAACCGGGTGGACCACTTCTTCTGAGAGTTGCTGGCCCTGTTCAAGCTGGCCTGTGTCGACACCTCTACCAACGAGGCCGAGGCTTTTGCTGTCAGTGTTATCTTCCTGCTGTTGCCGCTGGGCCTCATCATGGTCTCCTACGGCTACATTGTCGCTGCCGTGCTGAGGATTTGCTTGGCCCAGGGCAGGCTCAAGGCCTTCAACACCTGCACCTCCCACCCAGTTGTGGTGTCGCTCTTCTACGGCATGGCCATTTTCATGTATCTACAGCCTCCGTCCAGCTACTCCCAGGACCTGGGCAAGATGGTCTCCCTCTTCTATGGCATCATCGCCCCCATGCTGAACTCGCTGATCTACACGCTGAGGAACAAGGATGTGCACAGGACTCTAAGGAGGGTGCTGGGGAGGCTATTCTGGATTAAGAGGACATGA
- the LOC125621432 gene encoding carbohydrate sulfotransferase 5-like yields the protein MYRGSDVRALSSDTLLAEVIATRNATLYDRFLHLGRMFARVTTRRLHGTVPPPPGRTHVLLLSSRHKGSPFAGQLFSQHPNVFHPMEPAKHVWHRLPRGSLEMLQGPVWDLLCALFQCEMATLQDFVLQPRQASQIFMWPTSQALCSPPTCEAFRRGDIVRPADCQVHCDASPFGKVAEACITYSHVALKVIRFFQLEALYPSLADPALNLSITHLVRDPQTIYTSHQLISLYPDNLLTSCPTTRRPTPSWP from the exons ATGTACCGGGGCTCTGATGTCAGGGCTTTGAGCTctgacaccctcctggctgaggttatcgctaccagaaatgccaccttgtaTGACAG GTTCCTCCACCTGGGCAGGATGTTCGCCAGAGTCACCACCCGGCGCCTCCATGGCACCGTGCCACCCCCTCCCGGCAGGACCCACGTGCTCCTCCTCTCCAGCCGGCACAAGGGCTCCCCCTTCGCTGGCCAGCTCTTCAGCCAGCACCCCAACGTCTTCCACCCGATGGAGCCGGCCAAGCATGTCTGGCACCGCCTGCCCAGAGGCAGCCTGGAGATGCTGCAGGGGCCCGTCTGGGACCTGCTCTGTGCCCTCTTCCAGTGTGAGATGGCCACGCTGCAGGACTTTGTGCTGCAGCCCCGCCAGGCATCCCAGATCTTCATGTGGCCCACGAGTCAggccctctgctccccacccacctGCGAGGCCTTCCGGCGTGGGGACATTGTGAGGCCGGCGGATTGCCAGGTCCACTGCGATGCCAGCCCCTTCGGGAAGGTGGCAGAGGCCTGCATCACCTACAGCCACGTGGCGCTGAAGGTCATCAGGTTCTTCCAGCTGGAGGCGCTCTACCCGTCCTTGGCCGACCCAGCCCTCAACCTCAGCATCACCCACCTGGTGCGGGACCCCCAGACCATCTACACCTCCCACCAGCTCATCTCGCTGTACCCGGACAACTTGCTCACCAGCTGTCCCACAACGCGACGCCCAACGCCCAGCTGGCCATGA
- the POLR1H gene encoding DNA-directed RNA polymerase I subunit RPA12, whose translation MELGTSCFQSDLDFCPECGTVLPLPGFQDKVTCVRCSFSIDVRDFEGKVVQSCVEFNRPGSVALMIMDDGQEVKGPMIDRKCPQCGHEGMVYHTRQMRSADEGQTVFYTCGQCKFQEKEDS comes from the exons ATGGAGCTGGGCACCTCCTGCTTCCAGTCGGACCTGGACTTCTGCCCGGagtgtgggaccgtcctgcccctGCCAGGCTTCCAGGACAAGGTGACCTGCGTGCGCTGCTCCTTCTCCATTGACGTACGAG ATTTCGAAGGGAAGGTGGTCCAGTCGTGTGTCGAGTTCAACCGCCCGGGCTCTGTGGCTCTGATGATCATGGACGACGGGCAGGAGGTCAAGGGACCCATG ATCGATAGGAAGTGCCCCCAGTGTGGTCACGAGGGCATGGTCTATCACACCCGGCAGATGAGATCAGCGGACGAAGGACAGACCGTCTTCTACACCTGTGGCCAGTGCAA GTTCCAGGAGAAGGAAGACTCATGA
- the PPP1R11 gene encoding E3 ubiquitin-protein ligase PPP1R11 has product MRAAPPYGGSAARRIPFQSQRSGGGGQCSGNSHPEAGSSGPPAGSGARLGVGARRSLAAGCWESRGQPQQQQQQPAGARQGRCAAQTLPPGNRGRGGRGPGSAMAEATATAAAGGGAASTTVTETVTVEPENRSLTIKLRKRKPDKKVEWSSDTVDNEHLGRRSSKCCCIYEKPRAFGESSTESEDEEDEGCGNAHCIRGHRKGEHGGRGGGGSGGGKGSPRKAEAPGQDHAAAMQH; this is encoded by the exons ATGCGCGCCGCGCCCCCGTACGGCGGAAGCGCGGCGCGGAGAATTCCCTTCCAGAGCCAgaggagcgggggcgggggacagTGTTCCGGGAACTCGCACCCGGAAGCGGGAAGTAGCGGGCCGCCGGCCGGAAGTGGCGCGCGGCTGGGGGTGGGAGCCCGGCGGTCGCTCGCCGCGGGCTGCTGGGAGAGCCGGGGgcagccgcagcagcagcagcagcagccggcggGAGCGAGGCAGGGGCGGTGCGCGGCGCAGACTCTTCCCCCCGGCAACCGGGGCCGCGGCGGGCGGGGGCCGGGCAGCGCCATGGCGGAGGCGACGGCGACAGCGGCGGCCGGTGGGGGGGCCGCCAGCACCACCGTCACCGAGACCGTGACCGTCGAGCCG GAGAACCGCAGCCTGACCATCAAGCTGAGGAAGCGAAAGCCAGATAAGAAGGTGGAATGGTCGAGCGACACTGTGGACAACGAGCACTTGGGCCGTAGGTCGTCCAAAT GCTGCTGCATCTACGAGAAGCCGCGGGCCTTCGGCGAGAGCTCCACAGAGAGCGAGGACGAGGAGGACGAGGGCTGCGGCAACGCCCACTGCATCCGGGGCCACAGGAAGGGGGAGcatgggggccgggggggcggcgGCTCTGGGGGGGGCAAGGGCAGCCCCCGCAAGGCCGAGGCGCCGGGCCAGGACCACGCTGCAGCCATGCagcactga